One Aphelocoma coerulescens isolate FSJ_1873_10779 chromosome 5, UR_Acoe_1.0, whole genome shotgun sequence DNA segment encodes these proteins:
- the EIF2B2 gene encoding translation initiation factor eIF2B subunit beta has product MPGAAERGSELSEQIEAFAARLRRGGERPRSEDTARQTLSLLRKIVGHGRWSRAGELMDLIRTEGQRMTAAQPSETTVGNMVRRVLKVIREEYGRLHGRSEESDQQESLHKLLTSGGLSEDFRTPYPSLRANVIEAINEMLIELEGTTDNIAMQALEHIHSNEVIMTIGYSRTVEAFLKEAARKRKFQVIVAECAPFCQGHEMAVRLSKENIETTVMSDAAIFAVMSRVNKVIIGTKTILANGALIAVSGTHTLALAAKHHSTPLIVCAPMFKLSPQFPNEEDSFHKFVSPQEVLPFTEGEILAKINVHCPVFDYVPPELITLFISNIGGNAPSYIYRLMSELYHPDDYEL; this is encoded by the exons ATGCCGGGCGCCGCGGAGCGCGGCTCGGAGCTCTCCGAGCAGATCGAGGCCTTCGCGGCGCGGCTGCGGCGCGGCGGGGAGCGGCCGCGCTCCGAGGACACGGCGCGGCAGACACTGTCGCTGCTGCGGAAGATCGTCGGGCACGGGCGATGGAGCCGGGCCG GGGAGCTCATGGATCTGATCCGGACAGAGGGCCAGAGGATGACAGCAGCCCAGCCGTCGGAGACAACAGTGGGCAATATGGTGCGAAGAGTATTGAAGGTCATTCGTGAGGAATATGGCAG GCTTCATGGGCGCAGTGAGGAAAGTGACCAGCAAGAATCCCTGCACAAACTCCTGACTTCTGGAGGACTGAGCGAAGATTTCAGAACCCCTTACCCCTCCCTCAGAGCTAATGTTATTGAAGCTATTAATGAGATGCTAATTGAGCTAG AGGGTACCACTGACAACATTGCTATGCAGGCACTGGAGCACATTCACTCCAATGAGGTGATCATGACCATTGGCTACTCACGCACTGTTGAGGCCTTCCTGAAGGAAGCTGCTCGCAAGCGGAAGTTCCAGGTCATTGTGGCAGAGTGTGCGCCGTTCTGCCAG ggTCATGAAATGGCTGTCCGACTGTctaaagaaaatattgaaaCTACTGTCATGAGTGATGCAGCTATTTTTGCTGTCATGTCTCGAGTCAACAAG GTCATCATTGGTACAAAGACAATCCTGGCCAATGGCGCCCTGATTGCTGTGAGTGGGACTCACACTCTGGCACTGGCAGCTAAGcaccactccactccactcatCGTGTGTGCCCCCATGTTCAAGCTTTCACCACAG TTCCCTAATGAAGAAGATTCATTCCACAAGTTTGTGTCACCACAGGAAGTGCTGCCATTCACAGAAG GGGAGATCCTGGCAAAGATCAATGTTCACTGCCCAGTGTTTGACTACGTCCCTCCAGAGCTCATTACTCTCTTCATTTCTAACATTGGGGGTAATGCACCTTCCTACATTTACCGCCTCATGAGCGAGCTCTACCATCCAGATGACTATGAACTCTAA
- the LOC138112061 gene encoding DNA mismatch repair protein Mlh3-like, whose translation MLLPKLPPFPLGAAVREWPGGRRASRSRGELRRFPASVGPVGAGTTTPGVHLLRPRPLAAAHAPSPPARSPAARPRWSRAAAVAGPPRSDAEGESLQSLLLEWDNPVFIPCPDIAVDVTSGQADSLAVKIHNILYPYRFTKDMVHSMQVLQQVDNKFIACLINTRNGMDKKADGNLLILVDQHAAHERIRLEQLIADSYEKEAAACGKKKILSSSISPPFEIEVPEEQRRFLRCCYKNLEDLGLELSFPETNSSLILVRKVPMCFIEREANELRRKRQPITKSIVEELIQEQVELVQTTRGGARGTLPLTFLKVLASQACHGAIKFNEHLTLEESCRLIEALSSCKLPFQCAHGRPSMLPLADIDHLQQEKQPKPNLTRLRKMARAWQLFGKKKNLFKKS comes from the exons ATGTTGTTGCCAAAGCTGCCGCCTTTCCCGCTGGGTGCCGCCGTGCGGGAGTGGCCCGGGGGAAGGCGTGCTTCCCGCAGCCGGGGCGAGCTTCGGCGCTTCCCGGCTTCTGTGGGCCCGGTTGGGGCGGGAACTACAACTCCCGGCGTGCATCTGCTCCGGCCCCGCCCGCTCGCGGCTGCGCACGCGCCGTCGCCCCCCGCGAGGAGCCCGGCGGCCCGGCCCCGTTGGTCTCGCGCAGCGGCCGTTGCGGGGCCGCCCCGGTCCG ATGCTGAAGGGGAGTCTCTCCAGTCATTGCTTTTGGAATGGGATAATCCTGTTTTTATTCCCTGCCCAGAC ATTGCAGTTGATGTGACCAGTGGTCAGGCCGACAGTCTGGCTGTGAAAATTCACAATATCTTGTATCCATATCGTTTCACCAAAGACATGGTTCATTCAATGCAG GTTCTTCAGCAAGTGGACAATAAATTTATCGCTTGTTTAATTAATACCAGGAATGGAATGGATAAAAAGGCAG ATGGAAACCTCTTGATTTTGGTGGACCAACATGCAGCTCATGAACGGATCCGCTTGGAGCAGCTGATTGCAG ATTCCtatgagaaggaagctgcagcatGTGGCAAGAAGAAAATACTGTCATCCTCCATCTCTCCCCCTTTCGAGATTGAAGTTccagaagagcaaagaagatTTCTACG atGCTGCTACAAGAATTTGGAGGACTTGGGTCTTGAATTATCATTTCCTGAGACAAACAGCTCCTTGATTCTTGTGAGGAAAGTGCCAATGTGTTTTATAGAAAGAGAAGCCAATGAATTACGACGGAAAAGACAACCTATCACTAAAAGTATTGTGGAG gaGCTTATTCAAGAACAAGTTGAG CTAGTGCAGACCACAAGAGGAGGAGCACGAGGGACACTGCCTCTGACGTTTCTGAAGGTGTTAGCTTCCCAGGCCTGTCATG GAGCTATTAAGTTTAATGAGCATTTGACTCTGGAGGAGAGCTGCAGGCTTATTGAAGCTTTGTCATCTTGTAAGCTGCCCTTCCAGTGTGCTCATGGAAGACCTTCAATGCTGCCTCTTGCAGACATAGACCATCTACAGCAGGAAAAACAG CCTAAACCTAATTTGACTAGATTGAGGAAGATGGCACGAGCATGGCAgctatttgggaaaaaaaaaaacctatttaaaaaaagttaa
- the MLH3 gene encoding DNA mismatch repair protein Mlh3 yields MIKRLVEDVRARLRSGVTVNSLGQCVEELVLNSIDAKATCIAIRVDLEAFKIQVVDNGSGMGKEDLKAIGKRYFTSKCSSVRDLENLTSYGFRGEALASIANMASVVEISSKTSRTAKTFMKLFHNGQALEVCETELNRPSGGTTVTVCNLFHQLPVRRKCMDPALEIERVRQKVEAVSLMHPSVSLSLRNDVSCSMVLQLPKTRDVYSRFCQIYGLGRSQKLREINHKSGGFEISGFISTEGHYNKNMQFLYVNRRLVLKTRLHKLIDFLLRKESVICKAKSVPASRQASSSPGRHRCGPELYGIFILNVTCAYSDYDVCLEPAKTLIEFQNWDVLLTCIEEGVKIFLKREHLFIEPCSEDIKEFNEDNDFSLHNAPLLKPSILDEKSIQESFKKACNEIVDSYEMCTLQSKDVKRKSITQKKSSSLMESSKNVQETTNAPIQNTAESSDPCRNDKAEIPLPSKDDTVSNLIKSNTSEQEPKYTNSSQKVSDTYLKPSEHLRSSFSGGARSEIRDDCGDLGDCAENNIKDVGSQQGHVTRESSKVRVLNKDVIQSLPEREDPTETAVGPETVCGSSLMRLCNERRNRETAEVIDGARRGAVSSIPLKLCLTGLIRSVMQNEPPRDCEQTETSLALNTQCRPGPVNAKDIFGHKVNVVIQSSNAKGISGNTNKDYTASFTREVCMTDGNENKPLSHQVREKIAMPTATNKRPYETLNGTELPLATSSGIPCKKIVIKTTRKQIAVPRPQPSKKLSLFTQLGSLEKFRRYYGRIKSRLPTPMSEQSEFGLPVLNSETKSDFSKNENDSHDNFSSCETPPAEDADSNNTSQGFGSLEKTLFCSGEVSQDKRALCQSPLTLSDYSLISNKNTSCKRSSGSLSSKLSRMKTDHKEVGQLGEQFQTDSNRKDDHSFDLESSNDFLYNVCQTYKSSLEKMRECKSTISKGPVCSQSDGVIAEPMKSPVSSSPVSSIEGEYTVSSGTVLSLPAKHDCTNIICNDKSTLGESSEQNMKDTEVPHETSQRNLEFSANSTSTGNPRNDSCCSVWLQDFDALSGKTIYINKATGLSTYNTPPSEGFQTACVQDITTMAVNVVSENAPFLILLARRIILIILLPSLKSRQHWSKSVLTL; encoded by the exons ATGATCAAACGTTTGGTGGAAGATGTGCGAGCCAGGCTGCGTTCTGGAGTCACTGTTAACTCACTCGGGCAGTGTGTTGAGGAGCTCGTTCTCAATAGCATTGATGCCAAAGCAACATGTATAGCTATCAGGGTGGATTTGGAAGCTTTTAAGATCCAGGTGGTGGACAATGGCTCTGGGATGGGGAAAGAGGACTTAAAGGCTATTGGAAAGCGCTACTTCACCAGCAAGTGCAGTTCAGTGAGAGACTTGGAGAACCTGACTTCCTATGGCTTCAGAGGAGAGGCTTTGGCAAGTATAGCCAACATGGCCAGTGTAGTGGAAATCTCATCTAAGACCAGCAGGACAGCAAAAACATTTATGAAACTGTTTCACAATGGGCAAGCACTGGAAGTATGTGAAACTGAATTGAACAGACCAAGTGGCGGAACTACAGTCACGGTGTGCAATCTGTTCCATCAGTTACCGGTGAGGAGAAAGTGTATGGATCCTGCATTGGAAATTGAGAGAGTGAGACAGAAGGTAGAGGCTGTTTCGCTAATGCATCCTTCTGTTTCCCTTTCTTTAAGAAATGATGTTTCTTGTTCTATGGTGCTTCAGCTCCCTAAGACAAGAGACGTATACTCTCGGTTTTGTCAAATTTATGGACTGGGCAGATCCCAGAAGTTGCGAGAAATAAATCACAAGTCTGGGGGATTTGAGATAAGTGGTTTTATTAGTACTGAGGGACATTACAATAAGAATATGCAGTTCTTGTATGTGAATAGAAGGCTTGTTTTAAAGACAAGACTACATAAACTAATTGATTTTTTATTAAGAAAAGAAAGCGTAATTTGCAAGGCAAAAAGTGTCCCTGCAAGCCGACAGGCTAGCTCAAGTCCAGGTCGCCATCGCTGTGGGCCAGAGTTGTACGGGATCTTTATTCTCAACGTGACCTGTGCGTACAGTGACTATGATGTGTGCTTGGAACCTGCAAAGACTCTGATTGAGTTCCAGAACTGGGATGTTCTTCTAACTTGCATAGAGGAAGGAGTGAAAATATTCTTGAAACGAGAGCATTTATTTATTGAACCGTGTAGTGAGGACATCAAAGAATTTAATGAAGATAATGACTTTTCTTTGCATAATGCCCCACTTCTGAAGCCTTCAATTCTTGATGAGAAAAGCATCCAAGAAAGTTTTAAGAAAGCATGTAATGAAATTGTGGATTCCTATGAAATGTGTACCTTGCAATCAAAAGATGTCAAGAGGAAATCCATTActcaaaaaaaaagttcaagtcTTATGGAGTCAAGTAAAAATGTACAGGAAACTACAAATGCCCCAATTCAGAACACTGCTGAGTCATCTGATCCATGTAGAAACGATAAAGCAGAGATTCCATTGCCAAGCAAAGATGACACAGTTTCTAATTTAATTAAATCTAATACCTCAGAACAGGAGCCAAAATACACTAACAGTTCCCAGAAAGTATCTGATACTTATCTAAAACCTTCAGAACATCTTCGTTCCTCTTTCAGTGGAGGGGCCAGATCAGAAATAAGAGATGATTGTGGTGACCTAGGGGATTGTGCAGAGAATAATATAAAAGATGTGGGCAGCCAGCAAGGCCACGTAACACGGGAAAGCAGTAAGGTCCGTGTGTTAAATAAGGATGTTATTCAGTCACTGCCTGAGAGAGAAGACCCTACTGAAACAGCAGTGGGACCTGAAACTGTCTGTGGAAGTTCATTAATGAGACTGTGTAATGAAAGGAGAAACAGGGAAACAGCTGAAGTGATAGATGGTGCCAGACGAGGGGCTGTTAGTTCAATACCATTAAAGTTGTGTCTTACAGGCCTCATAAGAAGTGTCATGCAAAATGAGCCCCCACGTGACTGTGAACAAACAGAAACAAGTCTTGCATTAAATACACAGTGTAGGCCTGGTCCTGTCAATGCCAAGGATATTTTTGGCCACAAAGTAAATGTTGTGATTCAGTCTTCAAATGCTAAGGGTATTTCCGGTAATACAAATAAAGACTATACAGCTTCTTTTACCAGAGAAGTATGCATGACTGATGGTAATGAGAACAAACCTTTGTCACATCAGGTGAGGGAGAAGATAGCTATGCCTACTGCTACCAATAAAAGACCTTATGAAACATTGAATGGTACAGAATTGCCGCTGGCAACTTCTTCAGGTATTCCTTGCAAGAAAATTGTTATTAAAACCACTAGAAAACAGATAGCTGTGCCAAGACCTCAGCCCTCTAAGAAACTGAGCTTGTTCACACAGCTGGGATCATTAGAAAAGTTCAGGAGGTATTATGGGAGAATCAAATCTAGGCTACCAACACCCATGTCAGAGCAAAGTGAATTTGGTCTCCCAGTTCTTAATTCAGAAACTAAGAGTGACTTTTCAAAGAATGAGAATGACAGTCATGATAACTTCAGCAGTTGTGAAACTCCACCTGCAGAAGATGCTGATTCTAATAATACTAGCCAAGGTTTTGGTTCCTTGGAAAAGACTTTATTTTGCAGTGGAGAAGTGTCACAGGACAAACGAGCCCTTTGTCAGAGTCCTTTGACATTGTCTGATTACTCTCTGATTAGTAACAAAAATACAAGTTGTAAAAGATCTTCAGGATCATTATCATCCAAACTATCCAGAATGAAAACTGATCACAAAGAAGTAGGACAACTTGGTGAACAGTTCCAAACAGACTCAAATAGGAAAGATGACCATTCTTTTGATCTTGAATCCTCAAATGATTTTTTGTATAATGTTTGTCAAACATATAAATCCTCGTTGGAAAAGATGAGGGAATGTAAGTCCACCATTTCTAAGGGGCCTGTGTGCTCACAGTCAGATGGAGTGATAGCAGAGCCTATGAAGAGTCCTGTCAGCTCATCACCAGTCAGCAGTATAGAAGGAGAGTACACAGTCTCTTCAGGCACTGTTTTATCATTACCTGCTAAACATGATTGTACTAATATAATCTGTAATGATAAAAGTACATTAGGTGAATCCTCAGAACAAAATATGAAGGATACTGAAGTTCCCCATGAGACCTCACAAAGGAACTTGGAATTCTCTGCCAACAGCACAAGCACAGGCAATCCCAGGAATGATTCCTGTTGTTCTGTCTGGCTGCAAGATTTTGATGCTTTATCGGGTAAGACAATATACATCAATAAAGCAACTGGACTGAGCACCTACAACACTCCTCCTAGTGAAGGATTTCAAACTGCCTGTGTTCAAGATATAACAACAATGGCTGTGAATGTTGTTTCAGAGAATG CACCTTTTCTGATATTACTTGCCAGAAGAATCATATTAATaattttgctgccaagtctgaaGTCTCGCCAGCATTGGAGCAAGTCAGTCCTGACTTTATGA
- the ACYP1 gene encoding LOW QUALITY PROTEIN: acylphosphatase-1 (The sequence of the model RefSeq protein was modified relative to this genomic sequence to represent the inferred CDS: inserted 1 base in 1 codon), translating into MSWRMRDRPGPAAALHWPQQGGHAPSGQHAAQAQRSARRPQPQTGEXGGGAAMAEDEGLVSVDYEVSGKVQGVFFRKYTQGEAKRLGLVGWVQNTSHGTVQGQIQGPTARVRELQDWLRKIGSPQSRISRAEFSNEKKIKALEHKEFQILK; encoded by the exons ATGAGCTGGCGAATGAGGgaccggcccggccccgcagcggcTCTTCATTGGCCGCAGCAGGGAGGCCACGCCCCCAGCGGCCAGCACGCGGCGCAGGCGCAGCGGAGCGCGCGGCGGCCGCAGCCGCAGACAGGGG GTGGTGGTGGTGCCGCCATGGCGGAGGACGAGGGCTTGGTGTCCGTGGATTACGAGGTGTCCGGCAAGGTGCAGGGCGTGTTCTTCCGCAAGTACACCCAG GGGGAGGCTAAGAGACTGGGGCTTGTTGGCTGGGTCCAAAATACCAGCCACGGCACTGTCCAAGGGCAAATCCAGGGTCCAACTGCCAGGGTGCGGGAGCTGCAAGACTGGCTCAGAAAGATAGGAAGTCCCCAGTCCCGTATCAGCCGAGCAGAGTTCAGCAATGAGAAGAAGATCAAGGCGCTGGAGCAcaaggaatttcagattttgaaGTGA
- the ZC2HC1C gene encoding zinc finger C2HC domain-containing protein 1C yields MAFFPPVAPATKLAPGSQPKHQQNNFQHGFILDKEESLKDLCAQKNRRYSYSMSAESVQDRPRHGGFSSGRPESKYLIRQACALSAESLGRQKEGVDRAYPLQPISHHKSASAPLLTTGSSPYVQEAPNSRSSSISKGMVPAGRSQLATVLCPWVGKPEPSVPHLYRTDLAYILKLEADRRNLEEAIQKKKAILGEKLRRTAETLRRIQREKERIKVVERRDSEVERTHEQKATRYPEEKTFRAADRPGVGIFSGAQSAEDTIPKPDTTLHPQELALGKLKEWLVATKYNKTNKSKMQDNIPMEHLASCSKLAPKHSLSLSALSDQDSDDHPSAEMLYMQSASAAEQEGFGQCSFCKRKFLCTRLEKHMSICGKNQDSKRKVFDSSKARARGTELEQYQQRKSSRSPQSKTPPRKNNWKQKHEALIHIVSQARQVQQILAKGGKVSDLPPLPPIENPDYVACTYCGRKFAPRAAERHIPKCKNIKNRPPPPPQRRR; encoded by the exons ATGGCTTTTTTTCCACCGGTGGCTCCAGCTACTAAGCTTGCTCCTGGTTCCCAGCCGAAACACCAGCAGAACAACTTTCAGCATGGATTCATACTTGACAAAGAGGAAAGTTTAAAAGATCTCTGTGCCCAAAAGAACCGAAGATACTCCTATTCAATGTCTGCAGAAAGTGTTCAGGACAGACCCAGGCATGGAGGCTTCTCTTCAGGCAGGCCAGAGAGCAAGTATCTCATCCGCCAGGCTTGTGCTCTGTCAGCTGAATCACTAGGCAGACAGAAAGAAGGAGTGGACCGTGCATATCCCCTGCAACCAATTTCTCACCACAAGAGTGCAAGTGCTCCACTGCTCACCACTGGAAGTTCCCCGTATGTGCAGGAAGCTCCAAACAGTAGATCAAGCTCAATAAGCAAAGGGATGGTTCCAGCAGGGAGGTCTCAGTTAGCTACAGTGCTCTGCCCTTGGGTAGGAAAGCCTGAACCATCAGTCCCCCATCTATACAGGACAGACCTGGCCTATATCCTAAAGCTGGAGGCAGATAGAAGGAACCTAGAAGAGgcaattcaaaagaaaaaggcCATTCTTGGAGAGAAGCTGAGGAGGACAGCGGAGACACTTAGGAGGATTCAAAGAGAGAAGGAGCGTATCAAGGTAGTGGAGAGAAGAGACAGTGAAGTGGAAAGGACCCATGAGCAAAAGGCCACAAGGTACCCTGAAGAGAAAACTTTCAGAGCTGCAGACAGGCCAGGTGTTGGGATCTTCAGTGGAGCACAGTCTGCAGAGGACACTATCCCCAAGCCTGACACCACTCTCCACCCCCAAGAGCTGGCTCTGGGGAAACTCAAGGAGTGGCTGGTGGCcacaaaatacaacaaaacaaacaagagcAAAATGCAAGACAACATACCCATGGAGCATTTAGCTTCTTGTTCAAAACTGGCCCCAAAACATAGCCTTTCTCTCTCTGCCCTCTCAGACCAAGATTCTGATGACCACCCATCTGCAGAGATGCTATACATGCAGTCTGCCAGTGCTGCGGAGCAGGAGGGGTTTGGACAATGCAGCTTCTGCAAACGTAAGTTTCTCTGCACCAGGCTTGAGAAACACATGAGTATCTGTGGCAAGAACCAAGACTCCAAGAGGAAAGTGTTTGACTCCAGCAAGGCCAGAGCTAGGGGAACAGAACTGGAACAATATCAGCAGCGGAAGAGCTCAAGGAGTCCTCAG AGTAAAACACCACCCAGAAAGAACAACTGGAAGCAGAAGCACGAGGCTCTCATCCACATCGTCTCACAGGCCCGCCAGGTGCAGCAAATCCTTGCTAAGGGGGGAAAGGTGTCTGATCTGCCCCCATTGCCTCCCATCGAAAATCCAGACTACGTTGCCTGCACCTACTGTGGACGCAAGTTTGCTCCCCGAGCAGCCGAGAGACACATTCCCAAATGCAAGAACATAAAGAATAGGCCCCCACCTCCACCACAGAGGAGGCGCTGA